In the Carettochelys insculpta isolate YL-2023 chromosome 6, ASM3395843v1, whole genome shotgun sequence genome, TTGAAGACaaaaaggaccattgtgatcacctagtctgacctgcaCATTCTCTACTGGACACAGAACCTAATCCACCCATTTCTGTAATAGAACCCTAGCCTCTGGCTGCGTTAGTGGCATCCCCAAAAATTATTAGACTTCAGGTTGCAAAGAATCCACCAATAACACCAGTTTAAACCTGCAAGACAGCTGGCCCCTCACTCAGTGCTTCATAGGCTTCCTGGCCTCCCTCAAGAAGTAAACTTCACAGATGCCTTATTGTCACCATATCGCACCCTATTAGTGTCCCTCTCTCTCAACACGGTTCCTGTACTCACGGAtaccccacacagctcccactctatCTCCCTCAATGGATGTAGGCACTGGGGCCTCAAGAGAGTTCCTGCCCTTCCATCTGGTTCCCAATACAGTTCCCACTCTTCTTCCATGTCTTGCGGCCCCACAGCTTTCTGGTCCTTTGTGCCTGTATTTATTGATGCTCCACAGGGTCCCGGGCTCACCACTAGTGCGCACAGTGACTGATGTTTGTTAAAGTACCTTTCCTCACCCATGTACCCATACTCACTGATGTTCAATCTGGAAGTTCAGGTGTCCAGTAAACCAGTCATTGAACAGAGACTGGTTTACATTACATGTTGCCTGGAGCTGTGGGAAGAAGAGGAGCAGTGAGTGGGGTTCCATGAATGCTCATCTACCATTTGCCTGAACACTGGGATAACCTTGAGTCAATCTGTCATCCTCACTTTGATCTTGCCTGAACAGAGCCAGTTGAGGATAGGGGTGAAAGCTCTTGCTCTTGAGGACAGTGACACCAGGCTGGGAGTGCGAACAGCATGCTGTGATATGGGATCATATTCCTAACCAATACTGAACTGGTCTCACCAAAAGGATTAGACCTAATCTACCCCAACTCTCCTCTATGGAGACCTCCTCACACTTATAGGCACAAGGTTCAGGAACAAGGAAAGAGAAGGACATAGGAGCCTTTTTCACAGGCAGAACTCCACGTAAAATCCCAGATCACCATGTCAGCCCTACTGAGGTGCAGGTTCCCACCCCATTACCGCAAATTCCAGAGTGATCGCAAGACCTGTCCCTACTGAAGCCAGTAACaccctctgggctccctgctgagcTCTAGCACCAATGGCAAAGTGCCACCTGGTTTTAAGTTTACTCCCACGTGCCTTTAGCTCCTAAGGAAAAAGAGATTCTTACCTGAGTAGAGAACCAGTCCACGTTCTTATCGTAATCTATGTGCATGGGGATGTGGTTCATTTGCGTCACCCAGACAAACCAGTTACTCTCTATGAACCTGTGTGACAAACACACACCAAGTGGTCACTCCCTGCATGCCCGACTCAGCCTGTGACAGCCCAGGAACAAACATTTATACTGGGACAAAGTAGTAACTGCTCCATAAAACCCTCCCATAGACTCCAACCAACGGGACAGCCATAGGCCTATACAGGTGATGACAACAGGGGCAATATTCTCCCTGGTCAGGTCATAGGAAGTCCCAGTGGGCAGAAGAGTGAGCGAGATTAAAAGGAGAGCTGGGAAGGGTGATGGGAAGGGTGAAGGAGCAGAGGGATCGAGAACAGCTATGAGCTGAAGCAGCCACAGGGGATAGGAGGGTGAGTGATACCTGACCAGGAGAAAGAGCCCCAGCAGTCCTTTCACCCCCAGTAATGGCAAGTAGGTGAGGAAGAATCGGATGTAGAAGGTCAGCATCCAGGCCAGGTCCTGTCAGAGAGGAGACAAAGAGAAACCTGCACTGGCAGCCACAGAACCACCACTATAATACCCAGTAtctcctccccacctgcagcataaACTATCTGAAATGCAGCCCTGAAGACATCCCCCCTCCTCCTGACCTTACTGCCCATATGCTTTAACTCCCTACAAcataatgggtgcgtctacactagccggctacttaaAAGTatctggcacaacgtcgaaatagtatgcgtagcgtctacacgtgctgtgagctatttcaatgttgaaatcaacgttaggtggcgagatgttgaaatcactattcctatccaaagatggtaatagcgccctactttgacgttcaacgccGAAGTAGgtcacgtgtagatgatccgtgtcccgctatgtcgaaatagcggggtccttcatggcggccatcagctgaggggttgagagatgccctgtccagcccctgcagggctctatgctcgccacgtgcagcagcccttagcccagggcttctggctgctgctgcagctgggggtccatgctgtgtgcacggggtctgcaactggttgttggctctgtggctctcgtgctgtgcagggcgagtatgtctgggaggggccctttaagggagcggcttggggctttgctggccccttatttcgacggggagctcttgtgtgtgtggacactccacatttccttccagggcggctcctttcaatgttctccatcgctacattcaaataggctacttcgatgtagtgtgccagtgtagacgtagccaatcagCCTTATCTGGACCACAGACCAAAAGAAGGCGCCTGCTGAAGGGCCGTTTCTGGGTCACCTCTGAAGCCTGAATGGGCAGTGAGGACAGACAAGAGAGACTCACAAAGTGGaaaggaaaaagcagcagcagcagctctagaCAGCCTGGTTCGGCCTCATTCCCTCCCACCAGTACTTGTTCCTCTTCACTGTCCTGTGGGCTTTTCTCTAGAGCTTATTCTCTTTCCTGCATACATCCTCTCTCACCTGCTTTTCTACATCAAGAATCAGATCTCTTTGCATCTAAATTTCAGCTAAGAGCTCTTCCTTTTCTGGATTTGCCTGCCAGCCCCAATTATCCCTCCTTGTCCTAGCAAAACCCCCTTCCCACCATGCTCCTTCCCTAACAGCTCATGAATTTCCCCCCTCCCATATTCTCCCTTGTCCAGTCCACTCTGTGCTTCTGCGGGGCTGGATTCAAGGTCACTGAGAAGGCTGAGCAGTGTAAAGTAGGGGCTAACAaagcttttgggggcagggagaagtggCAGATGTGAGCAGATCTTTGCCACAAGGGCCTAGCACTGCTCTAGATGCTCTCTCATGCTGGGCTGTAAAGCAGGAGCCTGGTGGCCTGCTACACCAAGCTTTAtccacaaaactagagggaggcGCCACCAGGCACAGCAAAACAGGAAATACTCACCACCCACTGTCTGCGCTGCACTACAAAGTAGAATATGTACCACTGGAAGTAGAGGGGCACCAGGGCCGGGGGGCCAACTAGGGGAGAGAAAAAGAAGAATGAAGACACATGTAGCATTTATTGAAGGATTCTGGTGATTACTGGTAATGCATGGGACTGGAGACACTCACTGATGAAGAAGTATTTGTGCTGGTGATTGTAAGGCATAAACTTCTTCTTCTCCATCCCAAGctgtgaaaggaaaaaagaatgttGCAGGTTATCTAGGCTACAGACACACTTATACAGGTACTTTCATTGCCCTCCTTGAGCAAGGGAGAGGATTCACATAGCCCTACCAACTCTGTGAGGAGAAACACCTGCTTAGACACCTCCCAGAGACAGGCTGTGGCAGATACCCACTAGTTGTCTCTTCATGCCTATATCCCCACAACACTACTTATTCCTATTTTATATCTATATTATCTTTCCTAGGGAGACCCTTCCCTGCATGGTCTCTGATGCACAACGGTCTAGTCTAGGCTCTTGAAATGTGAATGTTGACATGCACAAGctctccccacccacacaggGTGCTGAAGCCACACAAATGTAATTCTATTTATTACAATCACTACCAAGATTTTATTTTATCACAAGCGCTCTCTAGAGACCACAGAGCTGATAACAGCCACAAAGACAAAAAATGCCACTTGATATTAAATTGCATCAATGCTCTTGTTAAAAAACCTACACGCAGTgacacacagtttaagaaaagtgAGTTTGAGTATACTGCTTAGATTATTCACAGTCTGGTTTAAAAGTTGTATGATACATATACATAATCAGCAATAACCCAAAGTTAGGCGAACATATTTTACAATAATGTTTGGATAGTGGCATCTAGTCATTTGGCTACACTATTCATGAAACGTTATACAGAGAGCTGGTTGTGGAAATCTTCACTGAGTGAAGCCTGGCCCTCAGTAACTGAGAATATAGGGTATGGTGTCCACTAGAAAAAACAATCCATCAGGGAAGTATCTGAATTATTTTCCTGACTGTGCTTCTCACTGGCAGTTAATAACCTAACAACAAGCCATATACTCAGCCTGTTAGCCAGGAGAAGACTGTTAAGatgtcagacacacacacatgcctctCACCATCACCCAATTGGTATCCCTCAACTCAGAGTCCCTACGGCTCAGAAAATATGAATGCTTTGCTGTGTACCCTAAATTATTAATATTTGCAGTGTTGTTGCAGCCATGATGGTCCCCAGATATCAGAGAGACAAGATGCATGAGATAATATCTGTAGCGGACCAGCtactgttggtgaaagagagaagatTCTGAGCTACACAGAGGGAACTGAAGAACAACTTTGGTGTAGCTCAACTGCTTCTTTCTTTCAATaacaaagttggtccaataaaaggtattacctcatccaccttttaCTTCTAAGCTAATAAGGAAAATCAGAAGCAGGCTCTGATTAGAGCGGTCACCTTTGTAGAGAAGGGATGAATGGTCCTCTTCTGCTCCATCTTTCCTCCAATGAAGATCAGCAAAATGTCTCCAAGTGGGTGATTCTAATCCAGAAAGCTCCCACCATGAGTGAGCTTATCCTCTGGATAACACAGATAAGCCAACATAGTGACCCACAGTTGAATTTTGCCTTCTGTAATGCTTTGGAATAAACGAGAGAGCAGGAGAGTCCTGGATCTGCAATGGACTCATCTGTACCACCAACAATACTCATGCGACTAGTCCTGTTGAAGCCTAGTGGGACTAGTCATGTGcttgaagttaagcatatgctgGACTGGGATCTTACTCTCTACTCTAACTTGCTATTGGTAGCAGAAGCTGACATCATCTAGGGTTGTAGTGTCTAGTACAACTGCTTAAtacatttcctagaactggaaaaaTGCACGTGGTACACAGCATAATTCGTATGCTGTGCAAAACATcagaaaccaaaataaaacatgaTATTATTAATGTATGTAGCAGTGTTTAGAACGTCCACCCACATCAGATTAGCCTCCAAAGCAGAGACAGATAACCACCTCTGCTGTAGACAATCTCCATAGAAACAAGCGTGAATACATTCTCCTGTCTTGGAGATGCTTGATTTTCAGTGCCCTATGTATAAATAAATGAGACTATTTCATTGCCATCCTCAAACAACTCCATTAGCTCCACATATACTGAATCATAGAAACCTGAGGCTGGAAGTAACTTGGAGAAGTCATCTAGCGTAGTCCCTCGTGCCAGTGTAAACCCACATAGGACCTtgacatccctgacaggagtttgcctaatttgttctttaaaatgtCCAGTagtggggattccacaacctcctgaggtaaGCTGCTGTAGTGCTAATTgtaaagttttccctaatatctaattTATATCTTGTTCCTAATTACTTATTTCCTAATACctatctcccttgctgcaaactaAGCTGATTACTTTTTATCCTACCCTTGTGGGGACAAGGCGAACAATTAATCACTGTCTTCTTTAGAACAGCCTTTAACATCTGAAGCCTGTTACGTTCCCCATCAGCCTTCTTTTCGTTACACTCCCAAGTGCCCAGGGTTTTTTCTTAAACCTCTCTTCACAGGTCAGATTTTGATAATCCTCAAATAATTTCTGTcattctcctctggactctctccaatttgtcaataTCTCTCAAAGGGTGGTGCCTAAATCAGGACACACAACGCTCcatctgaggcctcaccagagctgagcagagtggaagacTTACCTCCCGAGTCTGACCTATGACATTCTTGTTTATACGTTCCAAAATGATATTTTGCCTTTTTCTCAGCAGCACCACACTCTTCACTTGTGTTCAATTTGTGATCCCTTATAACCTGCAGATCCTTTTCTCCAGTACTGCTGCCTAGCAACTTATTTCTCATTTTGAATTTTGCATTTAATTCATGCTTTCTAAATTGGGTATTTTGCACTTGCTTTTATTGAATTCCATCATACTGATTTCAGATCAATCCTCCaacagatcactttgaattctaaccctgtcctccaaagagcTTGTAACCTCTCCCAGCCacgtatcatccacaaattttataagcatgctCTCTACCCCATTACTCCAGCCATTAAGGAAAATACTGAATAGTACCAGTATAGGTCCCTGTAGCTCCCACTGGATATACCCTAAGGTTGTGCTAGTGAGCCACCATTAACTACCTTTGAGACTAGTCTTTTAATCAGTTCTGCACTAATTTCATCAAGACCAGCTACCCTAGTTTTCCTACAAGAACAACATGGTGGCACTGTCGGAGGAGGTATCACTCcatggtttgagcactggcctgctaaacccagagtcgTGAGCTCAGTCCTCGAGAAAAGCCacttagggctctggggcaaacagatttaaaaaaaaaatctgtcagggatggtgcttggtcctgccaagagggcaagggactggacttgatgcctcctgtggtcccttccagttctatgagatgcacATCTCCATACTATAGTACTGTTATCATATAAGCATTTCTAAAGTCCAGATATATCACATGTACTGCTTCTCTGCTCTGACTAAACTAACAATTCCTCAGTTCCAGAGGGGAAAAATCAGAATGTCCAAGCCAGTCACTGTATTCATTTTGGTtcatgtttaaaaaaacccaactgcCAAAACCATTTCTAGGAGTGTTATACCAGAGATGCATTCTCACTCCTTCTGCGGCCCATTCCATAGCTCACTGAAACTGACTGGcagattcccattgatttcagtgggccatGGGGTCCAGCACTGAATTAGCTAGTGTTTTGGATGAAACGCATAAGAGTCTTGAACCACTCTTATTTGCTAGCTGGTGTTTCCCAGAATGCTAAAATTAGACAAACCAACCTAAAAATTAACAAACGAAGCAActtgtatccacatctgtatctTGTCACAGTCCTCCGCCAGGTGAGGAAACGAATACGGACTTAGAATTATGAAACAATCTTTAACATTCTAAAACGTAGCAAAACAGCTACTTTTAAAGAAGTTTAAATCTATGAAAAGTTTACTGAAGTTGTAACAAGCTATGTGGAATATTAAATATAGCACAAAATGTCAAATGTGAGTAATTTTTAAATGGATTCAAAAGCAGTTTAATAATCTCTCTTTGGCCACATGAGCAAATATGGAAAATCTCAAGCTAAATCAATCTTTAAAAAATAATGGAAGCTGGTTACAACCGCAGCTACAGGGAGCTACTGACACTTCAGGATCTCTCACAGAAAATTGGATTTTAAGCAAAAGGTCTGTCCTGcccaactccttcccagaatGCCTGAAATGCAAAGGCAGCACAGCTGTTCTGCAGCTCTGcataataatttaatttaatagttggagatatgtatctcctagaactggaaaggaccttgggagggcatctaatccagtcccctgccctcttggcaggactaagcaccatccctgatatctattcgCCCCACTCCCTACATAGCCTTctgaaggattgaattcacaagcccaggtttagcaggccactgagctatccctcccctcaaagCAACAAGCAGGAGAAGGGCCAGCTCCATGGAGCCACACCCTCAGCTTCCACAAGCAGGAGAGGAGGCCTTGCCTGATCAGGACTTGAACCCTAGGCCCTCCAATTAAAAGTCTGATGTGCTACCgactgagctagccaggctcCATAGGCTCCCTAGCTTGATGCTTCTTCCTGATTTTGGCTCCTTTTAGCACTGCATCCATCCAGTGACCCAACCTGCCCCCAGACTCACCTCCACAGACAATGTCTTTCCCAAAGCAAACAATAAGGGATGCATGTTAACATCAGGGTCCTTGCGGAAGCAGTTAGGTTTGGCATGGTGCTGGAAGTGCAGATGATTCCACCAGCTTGCTGGTGCACCCTGCAGGAACAAACCACATCAGAGGATTCAAATGTCAATGCTGCCAAAAATAGGTCAACTCCTCCACCACTTATTTACTCTTTGGCCCTTTCCAAGAGCCGCACCACATTCCCCTCCCTATCACATTCAgagaacctgtggaactcccttgCTCATGAATCCTGTGAGAACTCTGGGGGATTGTTCTCAACACTGAACACTTACCTTCAGATGGCCAATCACAAACTTGTGCACCAAGTGGTTCCATTTGGATTTGCTGAACACCGAAAGGTGCCCAAAGTCAtgctggagccacccagcctgggcctggaagacaaaagagatcaCAGAGAAAACAGCCTCAACTCCATGACCTTCTCAACAGAATTCATTCTGCACGAGTACAGTGATAGGAACAACATTCCTGCTCTCTTGACTGTTCACCTCAAGCAGACAGGAGAACCCTGTATTCATCACAGTGAGACATTTCCTTTCTGTATACACTATCCCAAACATCACTCCCTCGCTGTACAGCCACTAGACTGCAGCCCAGACCGGGTAAAGTTACAAGGCACTGGCGAGTGATTTCTGTGGGGAAAGGAGGATGATGAAGAAAAGGCTATGGACCTAAGAATCAGGACATTTACTCTTCAAACTGGCCAGAGCGCTGCAACAAAGTAGCCTTTGAGGAGAAGGCTGCCTCTTCCAAGTGTATGTAATTCCAGAGGGaccacctgggcagaggaggaataACTGGGGCTTTCAGAAGTGCTATGCCCACAGCTCCTCTGATGGAACAAGAACACAAGGAAGGCGTGGCTTCTGTCTAGTATCTCTCAAAGTTCACATAAACCACAGAAgtacagccttgctgccacaaaAAGGCCAGAGCAAACAAAGCACTCGTGCAGACTATGGGGACAAGATACGTAGGATACTCATTCTAACTCCAATCACTAAAAAAGCACGTGTCAAGGGACAGCATCCCCTCCCTTCAATCCCACTCTGGAAAGGAAGGGAGGGAACTGGAATTTTTGTGATCCTGACACACCCAGAGCTTCTGGCATACTTCCAACAGTCCCTCTTCTTAAGAGAGGCTGCGTCAAAAATAACTGGAAGCTTCCCCCAACAACTGCTCTGACCTTCCTGttaggacaggcagggaaagaagaagCTGTGAGCTCTGCACATGCAGAACTTTAATACTTCTCCTTCTAGAAGAGACTAAAAATGCAGTTGCTTTCAGCTCCCCACGCCCAGCATTGCTGA is a window encoding:
- the LOC142014831 gene encoding acyl-CoA (8-3)-desaturase-like isoform X2; the protein is MRSLLIGELAPDQPSFEPSKNKLLVEDFRELRATVERMGLLLPNHLFFFLLLFHILLLDVAAWLTMWYFGSSFLPFLFSALLLGTVQAQAGWLQHDFGHLSVFSKSKWNHLVHKFVIGHLKGAPASWWNHLHFQHHAKPNCFRKDPDVNMHPLLFALGKTLSVELGMEKKKFMPYNHQHKYFFIIGPPALVPLYFQWYIFYFVVQRRQWVDLAWMLTFYIRFFLTYLPLLGVKGLLGLFLLVRFIESNWFVWVTQMNHIPMHIDYDKNVDWFSTQLQATCNVNQSLFNDWFTGHLNFQIEHHLFPTMPRHNYWKVVPLVKSLCAKHGIEYQCKPLFTAFADIVYSLKDSGQLWLDAYLHK
- the LOC142014831 gene encoding acyl-CoA (8-3)-desaturase-like isoform X3, whose product is MGEPGVDASARRFTWEEIGLRTGRGHPLQERWLVIDRKVYDISQFYRRHPGGSRVISHYAGQDATAQAGWLQHDFGHLSVFSKSKWNHLVHKFVIGHLKGAPASWWNHLHFQHHAKPNCFRKDPDVNMHPLLFALGKTLSVELGMEKKKFMPYNHQHKYFFIIGPPALVPLYFQWYIFYFVVQRRQWVDLAWMLTFYIRFFLTYLPLLGVKGLLGLFLLVRFIESNWFVWVTQMNHIPMHIDYDKNVDWFSTQLQATCNVNQSLFNDWFTGHLNFQIEHHLFPTMPRHNYWKVVPLVKSLCAKHGIEYQCKPLFTAFADIVYSLKDSGQLWLDAYLHK